One region of Kytococcus sedentarius DSM 20547 genomic DNA includes:
- a CDS encoding YeeE/YedE family protein encodes MILTGLVTGALLGFVLQRGRFCITGAFRDVWLSGSTRWLTAFGVVIALHAIGYTALSALGVVNAPVDPLPLGAAVVGGLIFGVGIIAAGGCATGTYYRAGEGLVGSWFALIFYALSAGAMKYGPLAGFTTWSRDQTVGATTIDASLGLPAWVVVGVLSVGVGLAVRHHLRADAARPRTAGLPARRSGVAHLLTEKRWHPFATAAVVAGIALAAWPLSTAAGRVGSLGITTPSAKLGNYLTTGDLTMVDWSVMLVLGILAGSLVAALASGEFRVRVPDSTTTLRAIGGGVLMGVGASLAGGCTVGHGMVATAQLSWEGWIATGAMLLGAGLGVRWFIRTRDGREAVAGSSPRPTLTPVDTAEGAGADAEPAPQRTRPAPVLTKVGD; translated from the coding sequence ATGATCCTCACCGGTCTGGTTACCGGCGCCCTGCTCGGATTCGTCCTGCAGCGGGGCCGCTTCTGCATCACCGGCGCTTTCCGCGACGTCTGGCTCAGCGGCTCCACCCGCTGGCTCACGGCGTTCGGCGTCGTCATCGCCCTGCACGCCATCGGCTACACGGCCCTCTCGGCCCTCGGGGTCGTCAACGCCCCTGTCGACCCCCTGCCGCTGGGCGCCGCCGTGGTCGGTGGCCTGATCTTCGGCGTCGGCATCATCGCCGCGGGCGGGTGCGCCACCGGCACCTACTACCGGGCCGGCGAGGGCCTGGTGGGCAGCTGGTTCGCACTCATCTTCTACGCCCTGTCCGCCGGTGCCATGAAGTACGGCCCGCTGGCCGGGTTCACCACCTGGTCCCGTGACCAGACGGTGGGCGCCACCACCATCGACGCCAGTCTGGGCCTGCCGGCCTGGGTGGTTGTCGGCGTCCTCTCGGTGGGTGTCGGCCTCGCCGTGCGCCACCACCTGCGGGCCGATGCGGCGCGCCCCCGCACCGCCGGCCTGCCCGCCCGTCGCTCCGGCGTGGCCCACCTGCTCACCGAGAAGCGGTGGCACCCCTTCGCCACGGCCGCCGTGGTAGCCGGCATCGCGCTGGCCGCCTGGCCCCTGAGCACCGCCGCCGGGCGGGTGGGCAGTCTGGGCATCACCACCCCCTCGGCCAAGCTGGGCAACTACCTGACCACGGGCGACCTGACGATGGTCGACTGGAGCGTGATGCTGGTGCTCGGCATCCTGGCCGGGTCGCTCGTTGCCGCCCTGGCCAGCGGCGAGTTCCGGGTGCGCGTGCCCGACTCCACCACCACGCTGCGCGCCATCGGCGGCGGCGTCCTGATGGGTGTGGGCGCCTCGCTGGCCGGCGGCTGCACCGTGGGCCACGGCATGGTCGCCACCGCCCAGCTGAGCTGGGAGGGCTGGATCGCCACGGGCGCCATGCTGCTCGGCGCCGGCCTGGGCGTCCGCTGGTTCATCCGCACCCGCGACGGTCGCGAGGCCGTGGCCGGCAGCTCGCCCCGGCCGACCCTCACGCCGGTGGACACCGCCGAGGGCGCCGGCGCCGATGCGGAGCCCGCTCCGCAGCGCACGCGTCCCGCCCCGGTGCTGACCAAGGTCGGCGACTGA
- a CDS encoding DUF4190 domain-containing protein produces the protein MSQGPQFNPSSQPGPGATSWGAGSGPVPPAPGGYPGDGYRRLREQHPEAVAVFVLGLVSVLMLWPLGFLAWIMGNKAMRDVRDRPGVYENENLIVAGRILGIVAAVLTILFAVFFVGMMVLGLTVPLLVATGIGAA, from the coding sequence ATGAGCCAGGGTCCGCAGTTCAACCCGTCCAGTCAGCCCGGCCCGGGGGCCACCTCGTGGGGAGCGGGCTCCGGACCCGTGCCGCCGGCGCCGGGGGGCTACCCGGGCGACGGCTACCGACGGCTCCGTGAGCAGCACCCCGAGGCGGTCGCGGTCTTCGTGCTGGGCCTGGTCTCGGTGCTCATGCTCTGGCCGCTGGGTTTCCTCGCCTGGATCATGGGCAACAAGGCGATGCGGGACGTCCGCGACCGCCCCGGCGTCTACGAGAACGAGAACCTGATCGTCGCCGGCCGCATCCTCGGCATCGTCGCGGCGGTGTTGACCATCCTGTTCGCGGTCTTCTTCGTCGGGATGATGGTCCTCGGCCTCACGGTGCCGCTGTTGGTGGCGACGGGGATCGGCGCGGCCTGA
- a CDS encoding sugar porter family MFS transporter, which produces MSTAAHAADGARDGNPTGNEPAEKDALTGKVVMLSMVAALGGFLFGFDSSVINGGVNAIQEEFGLSDVLIGFVVSCALLGAMVGAWFAGTFADKVGRTRAMVVASVLFTASAIGSALCFGPWDLIFWRFVGGAGVGMASVLAPAYIAEISPAAVRGRLGSLQQLAIVIGIFIALLVDAYLADAAGGAAEVLWMDREAWRWMFASELVPAVLYGALALSIPESPRYLVNTGDLKKAGEVLRDVVGIRGKGAAQRKIEEIRRSLYRERKQSLADLKGAAAGLKPIVWAGILLSVFQQFVGINVIFYYGSTLWQAVGFEESQSLMINVITSITNIVVTIVAILLVDKIGRRRLLLWGSAGMALSLGTMAVAFSQAVTEGSGPDQSVSLPEPWGVIALVAANAFVVSFGATWGPMVWVLLGEMFPNSIRGMALGVAAAAQWLANFVITTTFPWLASTSLVLAYGLYAAFAALSFLFVFKVIEETKGKELEEMGEETPVTQPAT; this is translated from the coding sequence ATGAGCACTGCAGCCCACGCCGCGGACGGCGCACGTGACGGGAACCCCACGGGGAACGAGCCCGCGGAGAAGGACGCCCTGACCGGCAAGGTCGTGATGCTGTCGATGGTCGCCGCCCTGGGTGGCTTCCTCTTCGGCTTCGACTCCTCGGTCATCAACGGCGGCGTCAACGCCATCCAGGAGGAGTTCGGTCTGTCCGATGTCCTCATCGGCTTCGTCGTCTCCTGCGCCCTGCTCGGCGCGATGGTGGGTGCCTGGTTCGCCGGCACCTTCGCCGACAAGGTGGGACGCACCCGGGCGATGGTGGTGGCGTCCGTGCTGTTCACCGCATCGGCCATCGGGTCCGCCCTGTGCTTCGGCCCGTGGGACCTCATCTTCTGGCGCTTCGTCGGGGGCGCCGGCGTGGGCATGGCCTCGGTGCTGGCCCCGGCCTACATCGCCGAGATCTCGCCGGCGGCCGTGCGTGGCCGCCTGGGCTCCCTGCAGCAGCTCGCCATCGTGATCGGCATCTTCATCGCCCTGCTCGTGGACGCCTACCTGGCCGACGCCGCGGGCGGCGCCGCCGAGGTGCTGTGGATGGACCGTGAGGCGTGGCGCTGGATGTTCGCCTCCGAGCTCGTCCCGGCCGTGCTCTACGGCGCCCTGGCGCTGAGCATCCCTGAGTCGCCGCGCTACCTGGTGAACACCGGTGACCTGAAGAAGGCCGGCGAGGTGCTGCGCGACGTCGTGGGCATTCGCGGCAAGGGTGCGGCGCAGCGCAAGATCGAGGAGATCCGCCGCTCGTTGTACCGGGAGCGCAAGCAGTCGCTCGCGGACCTGAAGGGTGCCGCCGCCGGCCTCAAGCCCATCGTCTGGGCGGGCATCCTGCTGAGCGTCTTCCAGCAGTTCGTCGGCATCAACGTCATCTTCTACTACGGCTCCACCCTGTGGCAGGCCGTCGGCTTCGAGGAGTCCCAGTCCCTCATGATCAACGTCATCACCTCGATCACGAACATCGTGGTGACCATCGTGGCCATCCTGCTCGTGGACAAGATCGGCCGTCGCCGGCTCCTGCTGTGGGGTTCGGCGGGCATGGCCCTGTCGCTGGGCACCATGGCCGTGGCCTTCTCCCAGGCCGTCACCGAGGGGTCCGGCCCGGACCAGTCGGTCAGTCTTCCCGAGCCCTGGGGCGTCATCGCCCTGGTGGCCGCCAACGCCTTCGTGGTCTCCTTCGGCGCCACCTGGGGCCCGATGGTGTGGGTGCTGCTGGGCGAGATGTTCCCCAACAGCATCCGCGGCATGGCCCTGGGCGTGGCCGCGGCCGCGCAGTGGTTGGCGAACTTCGTCATCACCACCACCTTCCCCTGGCTCGCGAGCACCTCGCTGGTGCTCGCCTACGGCCTGTACGCGGCCTTCGCGGCCCTGTCCTTCCTGTTCGTGTTCAAGGTGATCGAGGAGACCAAGGGCAAGGAGCTCGAGGAGATGGGCGAGGAGACCCCCGTCACCCAGCCCGCCACGTAA
- a CDS encoding NRAMP family divalent metal transporter: MATATHPPVQEQSSWKSRLSALGPGLLMASAAIGGSHLVSSTQAGALYQWQLVGLVLFALLMKYPFFRFGAQYTAETGESLVQGYARKGRVTLWVFFVFCAVSSVISAAGVGILCAVILKFALPTSWGLSVPWVAALMMASVWLILLAGRFPVLDKLTKLIITILTVVTVVTVIVAASKGAQGAADAVAPSPWTLVALPFLVALIGWMPAPIEISALQSLWIAEKQRFRPANARDVIFDFNVGYVISAILAVFFIALGALVQFGTGTQIQSAGGAYIPQLITMYTNTMGEWARPLMALLAFVVMYGTTIAVVDGYGRACAESMHLIRRGEGGAGRQAVMVWSTGIALVALGIIVWFSAQMGELLRFAMVAAFIMAPIFAWLNFQLVRRQDHLSNTLRILAWVGLAFLGGFTLLFLAAELGLIG; this comes from the coding sequence ATGGCGACCGCAACCCATCCTCCCGTCCAGGAGCAGTCCTCCTGGAAGTCCCGTCTGTCCGCCCTCGGCCCCGGCCTGCTCATGGCGTCCGCCGCCATCGGTGGCTCCCACCTGGTCAGCTCCACCCAGGCCGGCGCCCTCTACCAGTGGCAGCTCGTCGGCCTGGTGCTCTTCGCCCTGCTGATGAAGTACCCCTTCTTCCGGTTCGGTGCCCAGTACACCGCCGAGACCGGTGAGAGCCTCGTCCAGGGCTACGCCCGCAAGGGTCGCGTCACCCTGTGGGTCTTCTTCGTCTTCTGTGCCGTGTCGTCGGTCATCTCCGCCGCCGGTGTCGGCATCCTCTGTGCGGTCATCCTGAAGTTCGCGCTCCCCACCTCCTGGGGCCTGAGCGTCCCGTGGGTCGCGGCGCTGATGATGGCCTCGGTCTGGTTGATCCTGCTGGCCGGCCGGTTCCCGGTGCTGGACAAGCTCACCAAGCTGATCATCACCATCCTCACCGTCGTCACGGTCGTCACGGTGATCGTCGCCGCCTCGAAGGGCGCCCAGGGTGCTGCCGATGCGGTGGCCCCGAGCCCGTGGACGCTGGTCGCCCTGCCCTTCCTGGTGGCCCTGATCGGCTGGATGCCCGCCCCCATCGAGATCTCGGCCCTGCAGTCCCTGTGGATCGCAGAGAAGCAGCGCTTCCGCCCCGCCAACGCGCGCGACGTCATCTTCGACTTCAACGTCGGCTACGTCATCAGCGCCATCCTGGCCGTGTTCTTCATCGCCCTCGGTGCGTTGGTGCAGTTCGGCACCGGCACCCAGATCCAGAGCGCCGGTGGCGCATACATCCCGCAGCTGATCACCATGTACACCAACACGATGGGCGAGTGGGCCCGTCCGCTGATGGCGCTGCTCGCCTTCGTGGTGATGTACGGAACCACCATCGCGGTGGTCGACGGCTACGGCCGCGCCTGTGCCGAGTCCATGCACCTCATCCGCCGGGGTGAGGGCGGCGCCGGCCGCCAGGCCGTGATGGTGTGGAGCACCGGCATCGCCCTAGTGGCCCTGGGCATCATCGTGTGGTTCAGCGCCCAGATGGGCGAGCTGCTGCGCTTCGCGATGGTCGCCGCCTTCATCATGGCGCCGATCTTCGCGTGGCTGAACTTCCAGCTGGTGCGCCGTCAGGACCACCTGTCGAACACCCTGCGGATCCTGGCCTGGGTCGGTCTGGCCTTCCTCGGTGGCTTCACGCTGCTCTTCCTGGCAGCGGAGCTCGGCCTCATCGGCTGA
- a CDS encoding ABC transporter ATP-binding protein, translating into MATVTYDAVSCVYPGQTRPAVDKLDLEIADGEFLVLVGPSGCGKSTTLRMLAGLEQVSEGSIRIGETDVTGVAPRDRDIAMVFQNYALYPHMSVRDNMGFALKIAGVPTAERNQRVEEAAELLDLTPYLDRKPKALSGGQRQRVAMGRAIVRSPKVFLMDEPLSNLDAKLRVQTRTQIASLTRELGVTTVYVTHDQVEAMTMGDRVAVLKDGLLMQVDTPRALYDRPRNVFVAGFIGSPSMNLVHAPVEGGAVRFGASTFQLTSEQQAALTGSGVVVGIRPEDMTLGQQGEGAQVRINLVEELGADAYVYGRLADESGTLETVVTEKADDDEDASSDTIVMRADGRTPPRAGETVWMVPKVEHVHLFDAATGDRLPDAG; encoded by the coding sequence ATGGCAACCGTCACCTACGACGCCGTCAGTTGCGTCTACCCCGGCCAGACCCGCCCGGCCGTCGACAAGCTCGACCTCGAGATCGCCGACGGCGAGTTCCTGGTGCTGGTCGGCCCCTCCGGCTGCGGCAAGTCCACCACCCTGCGCATGCTCGCGGGGCTGGAGCAGGTCAGCGAAGGCAGCATCCGCATCGGCGAGACCGACGTCACCGGCGTGGCCCCCCGCGACCGCGACATCGCGATGGTCTTCCAGAACTACGCCCTGTACCCGCACATGTCGGTGCGCGACAACATGGGCTTCGCGCTGAAGATCGCCGGCGTCCCCACCGCCGAGCGCAACCAGCGGGTGGAGGAGGCCGCCGAGCTGCTGGATCTCACCCCCTACCTGGACCGCAAGCCGAAGGCCCTCTCCGGTGGGCAGCGCCAGCGCGTGGCGATGGGGCGCGCGATCGTGCGCTCCCCCAAGGTCTTCCTCATGGACGAGCCGCTGTCCAACCTGGACGCCAAGCTGCGCGTGCAGACCCGCACCCAGATCGCCTCGCTCACCCGCGAGCTCGGGGTCACCACCGTCTACGTGACGCACGACCAGGTGGAGGCCATGACCATGGGTGACCGCGTGGCGGTGCTCAAGGACGGGCTGCTGATGCAGGTGGACACCCCCCGCGCCCTGTACGACCGTCCCCGCAACGTGTTCGTGGCGGGCTTCATCGGCTCCCCGAGCATGAACCTGGTGCACGCCCCGGTCGAGGGTGGCGCGGTGCGCTTCGGTGCGTCGACCTTCCAGCTCACCTCCGAGCAGCAGGCCGCCCTGACCGGCTCCGGCGTCGTCGTCGGCATCCGCCCCGAGGACATGACGCTCGGCCAGCAGGGCGAGGGCGCGCAGGTGCGCATCAACCTCGTCGAGGAGCTGGGTGCCGACGCCTACGTCTACGGCCGGCTGGCCGACGAGAGCGGCACCCTGGAGACCGTCGTGACCGAGAAGGCGGACGACGACGAGGACGCCTCGAGCGACACCATCGTCATGCGCGCCGACGGCCGCACCCCGCCGCGTGCCGGCGAGACGGTGTGGATGGTGCCGAAGGTGGAGCACGTCCACCTCTTCGACGCGGCGACCGGCGACCGTCTGCCCGACGCCGGCTGA
- a CDS encoding TM0106 family RecB-like putative nuclease: protein MFLLDDGSLATSAQDLRVASECEFALLHRLDVTLGRSPREVLEDPMAERLAELGNVHEERELARLQQLHPGGVVVGERPRGFSRQALEEGMAWTVQRCAEPAVQVVHQAPVLLTGAGADGQPLAPLSGLADFVVRTPQGWRVGDTKLAAHSTVASMLQVAAYAHALAEQGVAVAPEVDLVLGTGAVESHPLGPTVAVMRDRWARLSRLLREHGVGGRDGEAVEWGAPGIGACGRCEVCTPRAAAADDLLGVARMSLARRKLLHGRGITTMAELAAATTGPRGMRESDFATLRDQAALQVRARELTAEARTQDPHAPEVVLSEVVSAEALDALPEPSPGDVFFDFEGDPLWRPHAGAPAGLEYLFGVEVLDTAGDDPGAYGPPDAAGARYRAWWAHDRAGEKQALADFLGWLAARRRAYPGLHVYHYAAYEVTALKRLTAAHGTGTEELDDLLRQHVFVDLYATVRAGIRVSQPTYSIKKLEPLYMPARGADGVTGGADSIVEYQRYCSARDAGDTARASELLERIRAYNELDCESTWRLRDWLLERYRQHRQEQGQPDTPQPDTGTDAPSGVDGTAAPTGTDDTAARGDGTLPGTDAPALTPDRWVAAQRVEDAFGALDLPPRGERTAAEQALTMLGSAPQYYRREHKPHWWAHFERLALPVAEWPLTGDVLAVDRAEWTSDWYQPTPRSNPRRTLTARVDTGGRPLAAGTSLVPVFGSPLPDGLECEPGYPHAQWPSAAEVLDSHSDTATGLEVCTLELARPKGSANRPGIPETDCLPVGFGPTAPPGTKNLDAALLDLAAAALSASATSAATPGEPAAQPVLPASAGLDLLARRPPRLDGEAPASIDDAPPAPTLLPQVGEPGIDTPLDAVTAAVGLLQNSYLAVQGPPGTGKTYLGSRVVRSLVQAGWRIGVVAQSHAAVENFLAGCVRAGVPDVRVGKAPAAGRPADGATCWTSLRSGSTPAWITEQLDAGHGFVVGGTAWTFSHPDLLPECLDLLVVDEAGQFSLAPLLACSRVARNLLLLGDPQQLPQVSQGIHPEPLDASALGWLIGSERVLPQRYGYFLDTTWRMHPALTERVSTLAYDGRLGSHDEVTTGRSVEGVEPGLHVRVVEHEDNSVASPEEADAVVALVADLVGRRFTDTGAEPGRRERPLSAADVLVVAPYNAQVNLLRNRLSQAGFPDTPVGTVDAFQGQEAPVVVLSMTASARDRVSRGMAFLFDVHRLNVAISRGQVAAYVVRSRALTDIAPASPRDLLALGAFLELTANP, encoded by the coding sequence ATGTTCCTCCTCGATGACGGGTCGCTCGCCACGAGCGCGCAGGACCTGCGGGTCGCCAGCGAGTGCGAGTTCGCCCTGTTGCACCGGCTGGACGTGACCCTGGGCCGGTCTCCCCGTGAGGTCCTCGAGGACCCGATGGCCGAACGCCTCGCCGAGCTGGGGAACGTCCACGAGGAGCGGGAGCTCGCCCGGCTGCAGCAGCTGCACCCCGGCGGCGTGGTGGTGGGTGAGCGTCCGCGGGGCTTCTCCCGGCAGGCGCTCGAGGAGGGGATGGCGTGGACGGTGCAGCGGTGCGCCGAGCCGGCGGTGCAGGTGGTGCACCAGGCGCCGGTGCTGCTGACCGGGGCCGGCGCCGACGGCCAGCCGTTGGCCCCGCTGTCGGGGTTGGCCGACTTCGTGGTCCGCACGCCGCAGGGCTGGCGGGTGGGCGACACGAAGCTGGCGGCCCACTCGACCGTGGCCTCGATGCTGCAGGTGGCCGCCTACGCCCACGCCCTGGCCGAGCAGGGGGTGGCAGTGGCCCCCGAGGTGGACCTGGTGCTGGGGACCGGCGCGGTGGAGTCGCACCCGCTGGGCCCGACGGTGGCCGTGATGCGGGACCGCTGGGCGCGGCTCTCGCGCCTGCTGCGGGAGCACGGGGTCGGAGGTCGTGACGGGGAGGCCGTGGAGTGGGGCGCGCCGGGGATCGGTGCCTGCGGCCGCTGCGAGGTCTGCACACCGCGGGCCGCTGCGGCCGACGACCTGCTGGGCGTGGCCCGCATGTCCCTGGCGCGGCGCAAGCTGCTGCACGGACGCGGCATCACCACCATGGCGGAGCTGGCGGCAGCGACCACGGGCCCGCGGGGCATGCGGGAGTCCGACTTCGCCACGCTGCGTGACCAGGCAGCCCTGCAGGTCCGAGCCCGCGAGCTCACCGCGGAGGCCAGGACGCAGGATCCCCACGCGCCGGAGGTGGTGCTCAGCGAGGTGGTCTCCGCGGAGGCCCTGGACGCCCTGCCCGAGCCCAGCCCCGGGGACGTCTTCTTCGACTTCGAGGGCGACCCGCTGTGGCGCCCCCACGCCGGGGCGCCGGCTGGCCTGGAGTACCTGTTCGGGGTGGAGGTGCTGGACACCGCGGGTGACGACCCCGGCGCCTACGGCCCGCCGGACGCGGCCGGGGCCCGCTACCGCGCCTGGTGGGCGCACGACCGCGCCGGCGAGAAGCAGGCCCTGGCTGACTTCCTCGGCTGGCTCGCGGCCCGGCGCCGCGCGTACCCGGGGCTGCACGTCTACCACTACGCGGCCTACGAGGTGACGGCCCTGAAGCGGCTGACGGCAGCCCACGGAACCGGCACCGAGGAGCTCGACGACCTGCTGCGCCAGCACGTGTTCGTGGACCTCTACGCCACCGTGCGCGCCGGCATCCGCGTGAGCCAGCCGACGTACTCCATCAAGAAGCTCGAACCGCTCTACATGCCGGCCCGGGGTGCCGATGGGGTGACCGGCGGGGCGGACTCGATCGTGGAGTACCAGCGCTACTGCAGCGCCCGTGACGCCGGGGACACCGCCAGGGCGTCCGAGCTGCTCGAGCGCATCCGGGCGTACAACGAGCTGGACTGCGAGTCCACCTGGCGGCTGCGCGACTGGCTGCTGGAGAGGTACCGCCAGCACCGGCAGGAGCAGGGCCAGCCCGACACCCCGCAGCCCGACACCGGGACCGACGCGCCCTCGGGGGTCGACGGGACCGCCGCTCCCACCGGGACCGACGACACCGCCGCCCGCGGTGACGGCACCCTGCCCGGGACCGACGCCCCGGCCCTCACGCCCGACCGGTGGGTGGCAGCGCAGCGGGTGGAGGACGCGTTCGGGGCCCTGGACCTGCCGCCGCGCGGCGAGCGGACCGCGGCCGAGCAGGCGCTGACCATGCTCGGCTCGGCACCGCAGTACTACCGCCGGGAGCACAAGCCGCACTGGTGGGCCCACTTCGAGCGACTCGCGCTGCCGGTGGCCGAGTGGCCGCTGACCGGGGACGTCCTGGCGGTCGATCGCGCCGAGTGGACCTCGGACTGGTACCAACCGACCCCCCGCAGCAACCCGCGGCGCACCCTGACCGCCCGCGTGGACACCGGGGGGCGTCCGCTGGCCGCCGGCACCAGCCTGGTTCCCGTCTTCGGGTCGCCCCTGCCCGACGGCCTGGAGTGCGAGCCCGGGTACCCGCACGCCCAGTGGCCCTCGGCGGCCGAGGTGCTGGACTCGCACTCCGACACCGCGACCGGGCTGGAGGTCTGCACCCTCGAGCTCGCGCGCCCCAAGGGGTCGGCGAACCGGCCGGGCATCCCCGAGACCGACTGCCTCCCGGTGGGTTTCGGGCCCACCGCACCCCCGGGGACCAAGAACCTCGACGCCGCCCTGCTCGACCTCGCAGCGGCAGCGCTGTCTGCCAGCGCGACCAGCGCGGCCACCCCCGGCGAGCCGGCCGCCCAGCCCGTGCTCCCCGCATCGGCCGGGCTGGACCTGCTGGCCCGGCGCCCGCCGCGGCTCGATGGGGAGGCCCCCGCCAGCATCGACGATGCTCCCCCGGCACCCACGCTGCTGCCGCAGGTGGGCGAGCCCGGCATCGACACCCCGCTCGATGCGGTGACGGCGGCGGTCGGCCTGCTGCAGAACAGCTACCTCGCCGTCCAGGGGCCCCCGGGCACGGGCAAGACCTACCTCGGCTCCCGCGTGGTCCGCTCACTGGTGCAGGCCGGGTGGCGGATCGGCGTCGTGGCGCAGTCCCACGCGGCGGTGGAGAACTTCCTGGCCGGCTGCGTGAGAGCCGGCGTGCCGGACGTGCGCGTGGGCAAGGCCCCGGCCGCCGGCCGACCCGCCGACGGCGCCACCTGCTGGACCTCCCTGCGCAGCGGCTCCACCCCGGCGTGGATCACCGAACAACTCGATGCGGGGCACGGCTTCGTGGTCGGCGGCACCGCCTGGACCTTCAGCCACCCCGACCTGCTGCCCGAGTGCCTCGACCTGCTGGTGGTCGACGAGGCCGGGCAGTTCTCCCTGGCCCCGCTGCTGGCCTGCTCGCGAGTGGCTCGGAACCTGCTGCTCCTGGGCGACCCGCAGCAGCTTCCCCAGGTCTCCCAGGGCATCCACCCCGAGCCCCTGGACGCCTCGGCGCTGGGGTGGCTGATCGGGTCCGAGCGCGTGCTGCCGCAGCGGTACGGCTACTTCCTGGACACCACCTGGCGCATGCACCCGGCCCTCACCGAGCGGGTCTCGACCCTGGCCTACGACGGCCGGCTGGGCTCGCACGACGAGGTCACCACCGGGCGCTCGGTAGAAGGCGTGGAACCGGGGCTCCACGTGCGGGTGGTGGAGCACGAGGACAACTCCGTGGCGAGCCCGGAGGAGGCCGACGCGGTGGTGGCCCTCGTCGCCGACCTCGTCGGGCGCCGGTTCACCGACACCGGTGCCGAGCCGGGGCGCCGCGAGCGCCCGCTGTCCGCCGCGGACGTGCTGGTGGTGGCGCCGTACAACGCCCAGGTGAACCTGCTGCGGAACCGCCTGTCCCAGGCCGGTTTCCCGGACACGCCCGTGGGAACGGTCGACGCCTTCCAGGGCCAGGAGGCCCCGGTGGTGGTGCTCTCCATGACCGCCTCCGCGCGCGACCGGGTCTCCCGCGGCATGGCCTTTCTGTTCGATGTCCACCGTCTCAACGTGGCCATCTCCCGCGGTCAGGTCGCCGCGTACGTGGTGCGCTCGCGGGCGCTGACCGACATCGCCCCGGCCTCCCCGCGGGACCTGCTGGCCCTGGGCGCCTTCCTGGAGCTGACTGCAAACCCCTGA
- a CDS encoding sulfurtransferase TusA family protein, with protein MSTYTLDTAGDVCPFPLVDARAAMEQLAPGDELRIDFDCTQATESLPQWAAEDGHEVTHFDRTGDASWSITVRKAA; from the coding sequence GTGAGCACCTACACCCTCGACACCGCCGGCGACGTCTGCCCCTTCCCGCTGGTCGACGCCCGGGCCGCGATGGAGCAGCTCGCCCCCGGCGACGAGCTCCGCATCGACTTCGACTGCACCCAGGCCACCGAGAGCCTGCCGCAGTGGGCCGCCGAGGACGGCCACGAGGTCACGCACTTCGACCGCACCGGCGACGCCAGCTGGAGCATCACCGTGCGCAAGGCCGCCTGA